In Pan troglodytes isolate AG18354 chromosome 5, NHGRI_mPanTro3-v2.0_pri, whole genome shotgun sequence, the sequence actttcatttatttaacaactaATATTACCTCAGGATTGAATGGATATATTAGACAAAACAGCAAGTTAAAATTACAATGCAAAGTAACAAATACCAAAATTTattctagatttaaaaattttccattttattagatTTTAAGTGATCAATATCAGGACTATTATATGATAAGATATTCCATTAAAATTCTATTAGCTGAagtttttaaaggagaaagataCCCCAATATTTGaagattgatttttaaagaaaatagtgaGACTGATATTTGATTATTTGATTatgaatgttttatatatacttttagcATATGTATTAACCTTAATGGATATAATAAACAGCAATTACATATTTATAGttcctttgaaaaattaattgcagttttctttcagtatttgttACTAATTGGATAACAGCAGAAAAAAGCTAATTAAAAGTGCATATAAGAAGTATTTTCAGAAATAGTAATGGAATATAACCAATCTTGCTGTCCAAAGAAagcaaatacaaataatataaaagtgtATAAAATCATGTTCAAAAATGGTATTCATTATAatccaagaaataaaataaatatccatgagtaaataaataagtggtgGAGAAGGGACAActcttctttacagaaaaaaattcaatacatGAATGTGTAAGTATTGAGAGAAATAGATCAGGATTGTAGAATTACAGCAATAATTGCAATAGGCAAGATCCACTGATGACTTCTAAAATTACTGACTAAAAttctaaagagaaacaaaatatttgcataacCTACAGCATACATTCGGATATAGTCTGTAATTACTATGGCGATTTTAACATACGTGCAAACTTCTCAGATTATTCTCCCTCCAAGAGATGGAGCTGAAGTCCCTTCCTGAGTGTGGGTTGAATATAGAAATTCACCTCTAATGAATTGAGTATGAAAAGGGGAAAGTAGTAAATTTACACTGCAGAACATTGGTAGATACTGCCATAATCAAGTGATCAAGATCGGCATCACCTGTAATAACACATATTGACATCACGTGTCCTCAATATGTGATGAGGACGGCATATCACCTCTCTAATATCCTTCCTCCAAATCCTTATCTTCTGTGTAATCATGAGAAATTCAAAGAAACTCAATTTAAGGAACAATCTAAAAACCACCTGAACATTATTGAAAAATGTTTCCTCATGAAATGTAAGGTAAGACTGAGTAACTCTTACCAACCGAAGGAaactaaggagacatgacaactaaatgcagtgCAGAATCCTGGCTTGAATCCTGGAAATATCCATTAGTGAAAAACTGGTAAATCTGAATAAACTCCGCAGTTCAGTTGATAGAATTGTACCAATGTTACTTTCTTCATTTCGCttattatagttatatatattattatagttATGTAAAATTTTAACATTAAGGAAAGCTGAGTGaaacatatttgaaactctcttaccATTTCTAGTATTCTGTaactttaacattattttaaaataaagaagttttaaaaagaatattcagaatcattgttttattaaacattcttaaaaatttaaattctgtaGTATCACTACAATTCTTGTATCACCTGACAACTAAGATATCCCTGCTATATTTTCCTATATCCTGCCTGATGTCCTCCATTACATGTTTCTGTAATCATCTGTTATATGTCTTCTGCATGGTGGTATACGGCGTCAGGAACAATTCCTGATTCACAAAGACCTcatcatttatataataaatttatgtgAAATCCATTCCCAAATATTTAGAAGGAGTTCATGTTGGGTTTATTGCATTTAATGGCGTACTCAATATTGAATTTATTTGATTCAGAGCAATAAGaagaaaactatttcaaaatcaaaatgacaTCATTAGTGTACTAAATTGATTCAAATTAATTCTGTATATAGTATTTCATAcacaaaataatttgagaaaggagtttttataatttaatataaggtaagatctttaatttttcataatcTCAAATAATTGTATTGAAATACGTTATAAGCTATACATCACAAAcaatattttaacagaaaaataaatttttatacatgtacaTTTTTTCCAATTTGAAAAAAACTAATTAAAGTCTTCCAATATCAATCTCTAATCCTCTGGGCACCTCTAACAACTCATTATACTGTAACACAGGAACAATACagtcattttaattatttctaaaccTACTGAATACTTTTacgattattttaaaataagccacCTGACAGTGTTCCAATTGTCCTGAGAAATGAAGGTTCATTAGTTTGAGTGAATGAATTGTTTAATAGTGTACTGATTCTTGCCTCACAGGGAATCTGAGGAAGTAGATATGGAAATTTCCACATAGATTCCTGTATTattcataaaaaatatatgtagtttTACCAAAATGTATGAGTTTaagtttttacaaatattaaataataaatttcaatatTATCTATGCCTTTCAGAAATttgatttatatgtttttaagtaCAAATAATATCTCAGTAATTTCTTCCAGAGTTTTCTATGTTCTAAGGACTATACTTCCTTCATGTATTACTGTGTTATTTGAATGGATTGTTTCTGATATATATGTTGATATTTGTAATAGAAATAGACATCCATGCAATGTAAtgaattggtttttaaaaagaaaatgcttcattttaatttgtgtaaaaataaagagaaaagaatttgtTAGAAGCAAAGTGATATTAAGATTTCCAGTACTTGTGAAACATAAGAtagtgatgatgatcatgatgatggCTTTGAAGAACATGATAGTAACAAAGCTAACCTTTGACTTCTACACTGTGAGCTTTACAACTCATATGAGGAGAAGGATTGCTTCTATCCCTATTTCACgaatgaaggagagaaaaatgcAGTAAATTTTCTGAATTCAGAAGACAAAGATTGAAAGCTATCCTGGGATTTGATTCCACAAGTTTGCCTAGTAGGTCTGGGGTAGTTTCAAACGTGTGTATTTTATACCAcaccctgtttttgttttttacagtatTTATCTTAGATAATGCTGATGTACTCTTCTAACATAGAgtacatattcaataaatatttactgttgaGCTATTGATATGTTTTGGACATTGATATGTCAAAAAGCCATCTTGACTTTTGGAATTATTAACTTTATGACATTATCGATTATGATAATTGGAGCAAGTGATACATGGGATTGTTGAAAGGGGATTCTTGATGAGATATACAACTCTCAGTGCTAGGGGTTGTTGTTAAGTCTGCAGAAATGAGTTCAATACATCATCCCATGGCTGAAACACTCATTCAGTAATATTTTCaggctgaaaaatattctgtATGACAATACTCTAAAGATTATAAAAACAGGGTAGAGtcatgaatttaaacattttcattgcTAGAATTAATTGCTATTGTATTATGTTGAGGCCTTTACTTTCTtcttaatgaaagaaaatgttaattaatatatgttgtatataaagAGTTGAGTAAGAACTTTTGCAAATTGTATCCATTTTcagggaaagagatttaatttttattgtattaccTGTGGCCTGGTAAAGTTGTAGCAGTAACACTGTATCCCACCCTGGGTTAGCTGCCCTGGTGTTTTCTAAAGATAACtagaatttttgtatctttgaaaACTGGTTCCTGGTCAAATATCTTTGAAAAGTATACCCAGTAAACTTTCTAGATACTATCATCAGCTAATTGAATTTAAATGGCTATTCTCTTATTCCCTTAACAAGCTTTCCCAGTATATTTCCTTCTTGGACTTTCATAGAATGTAGCAACttacagggaaagaaaaaagaactgcataactttaaagcataataatactaataaaacaaactttaataaGTATGATGAGGAGTCTTTGTATAGAAAGAAACAAAGTTGTGGGTGTCATAGTAGAGGCTACTTGTTAGAAAGcaaagattcaaaaaaaaaataggtagtaGCAAACTTGTAAGAGCAAGACCATAAATTCTGATCCATCGTTTCTTTATCAAATATTACAATCAGTTTATCTGCCCTAACAGTCTTCCGTAATTCTGCTTGCATCTCTCTCCTCAGAAACAAAGTCTAGGAGAAAGGCAGAGCAGAGTAAGTTCAATTCCCCTAAAAGCCATTACAAAACGATGAGGCAGCATGATTCAGTGGAGAGGGTACAGGTTTCAGAATCAGATATACCACTCTCTGGATCCTAACTGAAGTCATTGCCTTGAACAATATTCTTGACTGTAAGCTTCAGAACAATATTGCAAACCATTCTAATCACCtgaacatacacatatacattaagTTGAGGGCAAATTTATGAAAGAACACTGgagtttttcaaagaaatataaaatattgatcaGTAGCAAATCAAGAAGTGAAGAAAAAAGGCAGATGCAATTCTATAAcctttatttatctatctaacaTTGATCTAACTTAGTTTATATTAGTTCTCTGTGTGTCTCACAAATTGTAGAGCAAGAAAATATGATTGGTTACACCTATATTTAAACTTACCTATTCATCTGCAGTTaggtcaataaaatttaaaatttgtgtcACATTAAATGCATAAATGGCTTctggaattcttttaaaaagaagtgcATAGTCTTTGCAAACCCTTTAATAGTGGTCCACTGCATTTGATTTATTAGCTGCTCAGCAAACAAGTTTATTCTCATCTATATAAATGTCCAAACATGACCCAATTTAATATGATCTAACTATTTCAACTATTACATTATTTCAGTAGTGACTATCAATTTGTTCATGCCTCTCTCTATGACCCTTTTTATAGTTCATTCAGGCTGCAATGACAGAACACCACAAACCAAATGgattacaaacaacagaaatttgtttctcatagtAATGGAGTTGAGGAAGTCTCAAGAACAAGATGCTGGCAGATTTGGAGTCTTTGTGGACCATTTTCTGGTATACTGATGGCTGTCttttctttgtgtcctcacaCAAGGAAGGAGTAAATGAGCTTTCTGAGATTACTTTTgtaaagggcactaatcccattaataaaagccctcatgacccaatctaCTCCCAAAGGCCTCACTCCCCCTAGTACCTCATACTgggaattaggtttcaacatatgcatttggGGTGGGACGTGTTTACTCAATAGAGCTTCTATATAATATGACTTTGACTGACTTTCCATTTAAAGAGAAGTCTGATTCTTCATCACCACTGGTCTTCAAAGGCCAATGCCATTCTTCATGTTTACATTGGGCTGTTTATGTTGGCTGTCAGCTGAGAGTTCAGCTGGTGTTGTCTATGGCAGCACCTAGGTATGTCCTCTCCAGCATGGATGTTTCAGAGTCATTCTTCATGGCATTGGCCTTTGTCTTGATTTTGGCAATGAGAGATAGCAAATATGATGCACACagggacttgaaatgttcctttGCACTGGTACTTGGCTTCTGTTGATAATGAAAACTCTTCATTCATCACATGAACAAGACTGGGCTAGAAGAATGAGAGGGGCCCTTAGTCTTCTCAGACATTACAGCTCCTAACCTCCACAGACATTGAGGTACCTTAGACCCTCCAGCTTCAGCTGACCTGGACCAGAACTGAAAAACTGCCAGAACAATATacagaatcatgaagaaataataaatttgtatgctttaaCTTGCTTAAAGTTAGAATATCTTGTTTTGCAGGATAAGTTAACTGATACAGAAATTGGAAGTTGGGTACAACATAACCAAAAATTCTAAAACATAATGGCATATGATTTGACATGGTGGCTTGAACAGGATGAAAAAACAAAGTGGAAACTCTAAGAAGACtgaaaaatgatgagaacttTGTTAGTAAACATGAAAAAGTAGTGAGGAAACATCTAAACAGGCTTAAAATATGGTGTCTCATATGAAATagcaaaacaattagaaaattgtACCCTATTGGTAACATGGAAGATGGAAAAAATCTAATGGATGTGTAGACATTGTTAAGGCTATTTCTCAGCAAAATATTGAAACATTGTATGGGAAGAAAGACATGAGTGGAAGAAAACAGTCTGCAAGCAGAATTTAGAGGAAATATAGAAGATCCAGAGTTTGTCTACATGGAGATTAAAAACTTTTTCATCTCcattctttcaaaagcaaatatccTTAAAGTAAGAAATTATGAGATAAAATTAAATCAAGGGAGTGGCtataagttctttaaaaatatttttgaaagatgtAGTGGGGGTTAACTTGTAGACCTTCTAAACTAGGCAAAAGAGCTTCCAGGAATTTTAAAGACTGTTCCATAGTAACCTGATACATGTACCAAACAAGAGAAAGGCATACCTTGAAAATAACTTATCTACATGGTACTTAAAAAACATATAGGCATAAGATAtttggaagacagaaaaatgaatgGTAGAGAAGACAGTTAATCGACAAATGATAGATAGAGCTATAAAAATTCCAATTTTAAAGGggaaataagtaaaatagaaGGCAGATGATGATTACATATTAGGATAATTCTGGAGCATGTTATGGTAAGGCTATGTTCCAGTTACCTTTTGCTAGATTGCAAATTACATTAAAGCTTAGATGTTTAAAACGAGCATCttattttgttcatcattttgTGGGACAAGGATTTAGTGAGATTGACTGGAAGTTCTCAAAGTCTCTTACACAATTTAAAGTCAGATGTCAGCTATGGTGAAAATTCAACAGGTTAGGGCATCCAAGATGGCTCTCACACTTGCCTGACTGTTTATATTGGCTGTCAGCTGAGAGCTCAGCTGGTGCTATTTACAGAAGCACCGGAAGCACCGAGGTATGGCCTCTCCAGTATGGACATTTCAGAGCCATCAGACTTGTTACCTGGAGACTGCATTTCTAAGAAGAGTGCTtcaagagaaatagagaaaagatgAATGGCTTTTTCTGGTCTGAACTCAATATAAATTTCTTCAGACATCAGAGTGTGAGTTCTTGTGGTATGGGTTGCTAATCATGATGaggtgaaaataaattattccagGTCAGGAGTGCTATTCTTTATAAACCCCATAGAAGCAATTGACCATACATTTTTGGGTCTATtcctggactctcaattctgCTCTGCTGGTTATTAATCTAATCTTTATGTAAATATCACAGTCTtaattagtgtagttttattGAAACTAAGTTTTCTTGGAATTAGAAAGCATAAGTCATTTAAATTTGTTGTtcattttcaaagttgttttggtaTTCTTAGTCCTTGCATTTCCATATCAATATttgaatcagcttgtcaatttctacaaaaaaaaactgctgaaacttattttctttatttgactacattaaaactttattcaacaaaataccgtaaagtaaaaagaaaagtcacAAGATAGActagaagatatttgcaacatataaaACTGACAAAAGATTTATGTCTAGAATAAAAGAACTCCTAAAAATtattcagagaaagagaaataattcaaTACAAAGGTGGGCACAGGATATGAACAGGTTCTTCACAATAGAATGTCCATTAGAATGAAGGATTTAATGAGTAATTgtggaaaatgcaaactaaactcATAATAAAACACCATTCCATACTCACGTAATTCACAAAAACTCACATTTACTTTGAAGATAAATTTGGCAATGTCTATAAGGCTAAATGTGTTTATTCTGTGATACACATCTTAAGTAACTAATGCAGTGAGCCCAATGCAGAAGAATGTTCCACTACAGTGTTGTAATACAGAAACTGGCAACAACTTCATGCCTTCAACTGGAGAACTGATGAATTAAGATAGTTCGCGTAATTGAATACTGCTACACAGTactaaaattaatgaatgaaagcttcacatataattatacaataatgagtgaaaaaagaaaagctgtagAATGAGAAAGTATaaggcttaaaaatatataaaacagtacTAAAGAGTAGATGGTTTAGGTTATACACAGTGAAAGTACAACAACACAGGAATGACAAACATCAAATTTTGGATAATTGTTACCTCTGGAGGGGAGGAATGGCAATGTGATGTGGAAGTGGCAAAATATTAAGATTTGACAAAAGTAGGTGCTGAGAACTTGGATATTCAGTATGTAATTCACTATACTAGAAATAGTACAGCCACaaccaacacacacatacacctattTAAGTCCAGAATGCTGTTTCAATAATACATTTTAGTGCCCCCTGAGGGGCAGATGCCATACTAGGAATTTGGGGTACAGGCACGAACAAGGCACAGTACCTCCCTTCAAGATAATATCACAGAAGCAGACTTGGCTCCTGATTAACTTTGTCACTGATGGCTAGGATCTGTTCTTTAATCAACGGGACTGAGACCCTTAAAAGTTCAACGAATGTTTCTGAGGTTTCAGACACCCACCACTGCCCGCTTCCTTTACATTTCCCTTACAGAATGAAGATAATGGGCGGACAAACCATGACAATGATTACAGcataaaacaaagacaatttctACACAAATGTAGAAAttacttttattatgttaaaatattccTTAATAAGCTAGCAATTATTTATGTGGAGGAGCGTCCAGAAAACAGATCCATGACTGAATTATCCTTGTCGTTGATTATAGAGATTCATGAATTACACACATAACACTATTCTCTGGGGTAGCTGCGAAGCTCTACGAGGCTGTGAGTTTGGAGGCGCTTCTCCCTGCCTGTTAAGCTGTTCCCATCACATCACGACAGGTTggacattatttttctcttttgaattaaATCTTTACAACAGTTCGAATGCTCTTTCCAGAATGCATCAGTTGAAAGGCTTTGTTAATTTCATCAAAAGACAGATTGTGAGTCACAAAttcatcaacttttattttttggacaTATATTCAGACACCAACTTTGGGACACTTTCTACACTCTTCCATCCTCCAAAGGCAGTTCCTTTCCATGTGCGACCTGTTACCAGCTGGAATGGACGAGTGGCAATTTCTTCACCTGAAGCAGCTACTCCAACCACCACGCTGATTCCCCAGCCCTTGTGATAAGCCTCAAGTGCTGCTCTCATGACCTTCACATTACCAATACATTCAAAGGAATAGTCCACTCCTCCATCAGTCATTTCAATGAGCCCTTCCTGGATGGGTTTACTAAAACCCTGAGGGTTAATACATTCAGTGGCTCCAAACTCTTTGGCCCTTGCAAATTTATCTTTATTGATGTCCACACCAATGGTCCGGGATGCACCAGCCACTTTACAGCCCATGATAACTGCCAATCCAACTCCTCCCAGACCAAAGACGGCACAAACAGAGCCAGGCTCCACCTTGgcagtgttcacagcagcaccatCACCAGCTGAAATGCCACAACCTAGAAGGCAGAGTTTATCCAAAGGTGCTAAAGGATCTATTTTAGCAACAGAGATATCAGCTACAACTGTGTATTCAGAAAATGTGCTGGTTCCCATGTAATGcaaaattgtctttcctttgCAAGTAAATCTGCTGGTACCATCTGGCATTAAATCTTTCCCTTGAGTGACTCTTATCTTCTGGCAAAGGTTAGTTTTAGGATTTAGACAAAATTTGCATTCTCCATACTGTGGGATGTAAAGTGGGATGACAGTGTCACCCGCCTTCAGCTTAGTATCTCCCTCGCCAACACTTTCCTCAATTCCAGCACCTTCATGTCCCAAGATCACTGGAAAACAACCCTCAGGATCAGCTCCCCTCAGGGTATAGGCGTCGGTGTGGCAAACCGCAGTGGCAATGATCTGGATTCGAACTTCATGAGCCTTTGGGGGTGCCACCTCTATCTCCTCTATGGAGAGAGGCTttccagcctcccaagcaactgcaGCCTTGCACTTCATAACCTGGTTCGCCATGTCCACGGATTCTGAAACTTATTTTCAGATTGTGTTGAATACAGAGACCAATTTTCAGAGAACTGAATTCTTAACATTATTGAATCTCCCAAACAATAAACACAGTATCTATCCCcatatatttaaatcatttaacaTTAGTTTCAGCAATATTCTAGTGTTTCAGTACACAGAGAATGCACATCTTTCCTCAGATTTGTCCCTAATTATTTGAATGCTTTATAATaccatacatttaaaattttcaatttgatTCTTAATTTCTAacgtatagaaatacaattgaatttTCATATTGACCCAATTGACTGCAACTTTGCAAAACGCAATcgttttaataacttttttgtagattccATAGGACTTTCTACATATGTAGATGATCATCAGTATACCTCCTACAAAATGTGGAGGCACAGAAAAGTAGGACAATattaataaattcatatattttaaaatctcgaTTTGTTTCGGCTCTTCACTTTGTCTGGACCTTGCTCAGAAGATCACAGATTGCCCGGTGAATTTTACGATCTATAAACTATACCATTAGTATAGTGCCTCatggtttctctgtctctctctctctcctactgagacagccaggtgggaagaGGTTCCCAGAGAAACCCCAACCAGCCTGCGCCCTGGGAAGAGTTCACATAGGGGTGGAGCCACAGAACTTTACATCCTTTGCAGTGGGGAGGATCCCGGCCCCTCCTTTTCTTGGGTGGAACTTGGAATTCAATCTGTGAGGCTCGAAACCCACTGGCAGAGAAACACATACTCTGGCTTTAGTAACAGTCtctgtttcctcttttcttccttttcacccaataaaaccctgcctTACCCTTCAAATTGTCTGCAAGCCTAATTTCTCGTGGCCGTGTGACAAGGACcctgtctttagctgaactaCAGAAAAGTCCTGGAATGCTACCACCTGTTTTtctcagagaagaaaaatcacagtCATGGTGACttgctttccttttatttagatAATTTCAACATAGGCCATTTTTTGGTTCCAACTATTTCTCTTTAGTAGCATTTTTTCAAAGTGTGATGCAAGGATTCCAGTGAGTCCTCAAAACCTATTCTGTGGGTCTGTGAGATCAGATATCTTCGTAATACTAagatgttctctttttttttgtttctgtctgtCACAGATCTATAGTGCAGTTTTCCACTGGACACTTAAAGTGATTTTACACCAGATTGAATGCTTTCTCAGATATGAAGATCCAGCAGTCTTCTATTAAGTTGTATATTAAAGTAATTTGAGAATATGTAAAACAAGGGCAGTTCTCCCtataacattttttgttgttgtttggaaaatattattttttatcaagATCATGTTACTTTTGTTAATAGAtagattattgttattttaaaatgaattcatttataattatttttaaacattctgatttaatttattttatggtaACTATCCATAGATAtaaccagtggtgtgctggaacTAGCTTTCCTGGGCTTGTGAGAGCTAATTGTGCACATGTCTTTCCAATTGTTTGTTCAGTGATATCACATTGGTAGTCTGACATTGAAAATGTAGAAGTATTGACATCACAACAATCAGTAAATACAGCAAATAAGGTTTGTTCACCCATTTCTTCCCCGAGAGCctgttgttaaatatttatcaCATTACTGGATAAAACCCTCCTGATCAAAATGTCTTTCGATTCCTTGGaacaaaaaagtttgagaacaatGGCTTCATAGCCATCAGTGCAATGCCAGCTAATATCGgtttgaaaaatattaacttttattaaTAGAATATCTTTTTTACCAATTTTCAAACCTCTTTAGCAAATGTGTAGAAACATATGGGTCACATGCGAACATTGTTCCAAGTTTTG encodes:
- the LOC129144434 gene encoding alcohol dehydrogenase class-3-like, with protein sequence MANQVMKCKAAVAWEAGKPLSIEEIEVAPPKAHEVRIQIIATAVCHTDAYTLRGADPEGCFPVILGHEGAGIEESVGEGDTKLKAGDTVIPLYIPQYGECKFCLNPKTNLCQKIRVTQGKDLMPDGTSRFTCKGKTILHYMGTSTFSEYTVVADISVAKIDPLAPLDKLCLLGCGISAGDGAAVNTAKVEPGSVCAVFGLGGVGLAVIMGCKVAGASRTIGVDINKDKFARAKEFGATECINPQGFSKPIQEGLIEMTDGGVDYSFECIGNVKVMRAALEAYHKGWGISVVVGVAASGEEIATRPFQLVTGRTWKGTAFGGWKSVESVPKLVSEYMSKK